A segment of the Calonectris borealis chromosome 2, bCalBor7.hap1.2, whole genome shotgun sequence genome:
atatctagtctgataCTAAGATATTAAGGTTTCTATTCTTTTTATAGCTGTTGTATAAATTACTTTAATGAAAGAATAACAGATTGATGCAAAACTTGTATTTACTCATTTTACCAGTACACTAATTGTAGAAGGCTTTGTGTGGAATTTTGTGtatctttgtttggtttttttaactgagttGCTGAAAGCATAGTATTTCATTACTGCAGGATAAAACTGGCTTATACCTTTATTGGCGATTGTTTTGCAATCTGATATTCTTATGTGAATAAAAGTTTCATGCTTCTTCTTATTACACAGTCCATTGCTTATTTTGCAACAGATTCTCTTTATGTAAGATTAAAATcttgtgtttgggatttttttttaaatgtaagagGGGTAACTAGAGTTATCATCTGTAACTTTGTGGTAGATAGTAGTAATCCtccatttagaaaaatacaggaaattatcTGAGTAGCTTGTTCAAGTGTGCATGTGCATACTCGTAACATTTACCTGTATAGACTTGTTTTAGGAATATCTTAGAATACTTGTATCAAATAGGAGCAGATTTAAATTTGTGTTTTCAAATCAACAGGTTGTTTCAGTAGTACAGTTAATCTTAGGTCATTAGTTTTCCAAGAACTATGCCAACTATAATGTTGGGAGCACAAAACGTGTGAAAATCACTGttcattttttacttttagtTTTTACTTTTAGGCACTTGCATGTTTTATATTTGCTGACAAATTGATAACtttaaattctctttcttttgtgtataatatatatatgtgcatatatatataatggcTAATATTAGGTATGTTTTACTTCTCATTTgtctttttgaatttttttttaactctgggATGCAATAGTACAACTGTATTCAAGCAAAAACTCTTACCAACAGCGTAGTGGGTGCTGTAGGTGGGATAGTGACATTTTCAATAGTGTGCTTAGTTAACTGTATttaaacttaggaaaaaaaataaattctctatTGTAAATCACTTGATATGGGCaggatttttgttgttgaaagAATTTGCCAAAACTAACGGCTTGCTAAATTTCTTAGTAATTTGATAAGATGTAGCTTTTGCACAAGCTAATTTATTACTCCCTCAAGACATCAGCTTGCACAACTTTATCATCTATTCTGTTACTTTATCTAATAAATTATGGAAGGTTGAAGTTGAAATCTTTGTGAGTTCCCAGCACTTGTTTCTGTGAATTAGcataagtgggtttttttctgtaagaaagcaGAACGTAAGCATGTATTTAAAATTGAACATATGCTGAAATGCTTTGCTATTTTAGGACTTGGTTGTTTGCttattatcctctttttttttctttttctttttttctttgaatgctaTCAGTGTAGTCAGTGATCACAAGAACTCACGTTTTCCTCTCCAAATGGGTGCTGTTCAAAACAAGGtgcagagaatttaaaaaaaaaaaaaaaaaaaaaaggctagctGGGACCCCTACAAGTTGAAAAGTCCTAACATGCTTCCTTCAGTGTTCTTTCTTGTCCGTATAGTAGGatggaaaatgtgtttaatgTATGGTAATTAAGGAagtcaaatgggaaaaaaaaaaaatctaaaggtaCTTGTTACTTACTTAGTGTTTGctaaacaaagcagcaaagctGTCATTCATCATTTTAAGATTAATTGCAAGTTGATGCggtaataattttgtttctgcaCATAGCTTTAAATCACTGGTATAATTAAAACAGGGCTGAATTTGGACAACAGATTTATATTAATACcttattaaaattagttttaattaatCATAAGAAATTAATATATGTTCGGTCTattatctgcaatttttttctatcTAAAAAAAATGCTATCATGTAGTTCATACATAAATTTTAGTCTAATCAGAAATAACCTTTGGATTCTGCTTTGATGTTGATGCTCAGTAactttggagaagaaaacatttggaaagaTTACAGTtctacaaagaaattatttttattacgtAACAAGGAAAGTGGGAAATGAAACGTATCACAAGGCAGTTGGagatcttttgttttaaaaaaaaagctcaacaCGAACAAAGTAACAGCGGTGTACTTGGCATCTACTACCATGTTTTGTTTGTAGTTGTCAAACTGATGTAAGCTGTATTTGTGTTGTTTGAGAACACAGGCTTGTTTATAATATTAGAATTAACAGATCGACATAAATTGGAGTATGGGAAAGGAAATAGCTTTGCCtaatttctcctctcctcttttaaaatttttgctaTGGATTGACTGTATAATTGTATTTCTGTATGACGTGGAGTATTCTAGTTGCAAGGACATAATCAGCAGCTGTTTTGGAGTACTaatgtaaaaacaaatatttacaaatctTAATCCCTCTTTTCTTTAAGGACCACTACACCGGGAGAGACTAAACTTTTAGCTTCTGAAGTCTATGATATCCTTCAGTCTTCCAACATGTCAGACATGGACAATGTGAATGAGATGAATTATCGTCGACGGAAAGCACAGTTTTTCCTCGGCAGCACAAATAAGCGTGCCAAGACAGTGGTTTTGCATATAGATGGCCTTGATGATTCGGTAAGGAAACCTTCAGCATTTAAGTAAATAGGGCATGCTGTACTGACATGTATTTTGCccacaaaaataatgtatttaggCTACTTGTGTGGCATCATCAATTGTCAGCAATTTCTGTGAATCGTATTTTGAATCACAAGATATGTATAAAATCTTGCATAAATTAAGCTTACTCAGAATATCTAAAGAAGATGTTTTAAGGCAGTTTCCTTGATGGCTTTCTGATTACTCTAAAAAAACTATTCTGTTTCCACCTCtcctaattttctttcctttttcaagaAAGAATGGAATAAACAAGGTACCTTCAGCAGTTTCACTTAAGGGTATCTTGTGGTTGTATTGGTGTgttagactaaaaaaaaagtttccttttagTTATGAGAGATTTCagacactgttttgtttttttttttattattcttaatttagaaatgctgtattttctttgagCTGGTTTTGCTACATCTTTTCATTGTCTGTGAGATCTTTTCTACTGTAGTGACCAGAATGGCATTTGAGTTAATGAGGTCTCACTGAGTCTTTATGTAATGTCAGAATAACTTCTACGGATTTATCTACCATACCCCTGTAGATAACACCCCAGGGCCATGTTTGCCTTTTTACGGCTGCCAAACAGCATGTAGACTGTTTAAGCATGTTATCCACAAGTGCCCTCCGGACTCTGTATCTTCAGTTTTGTACCCATTTTAAATGATCAAACCTGATCCTTCGCTTTGTTGCTTTACATTTTGCCAAGTAAGCGTGTCCACAGGCCCAGTTTATCAACAGCATACCCGTCATGCTGTTTTCGTAAGACCATAGTTAATTCCTTTAGAAATAACATGCTGCTCTAGCTCACTTTAtacaaagtaaatattttttacagttttgtCCTTCCAGCACTTGTTCTGTCTGAATGGCAGTGCTTTGTCAACACATTGGCTTTTGTACtttgaagctttttttaattcagtCCAATTGGTTGTCTCCTGttaagttgttttggtttggttttaagcTTGTAGTTGATTTGTTTGTTCATAGCTATCTCCAAGCAAGAAATTTAATGCACTTCTACTTCGTGATTTTAGATATTCTGGCTATAGTCTGGTTCTATCTTAAAAGTGTTTCTTTGTGTTCTTTGACAAATGGAACTTAGCAAGATTGTGGAGCTTCCCTCTTAAATGCTGAGGCAAAGGTATTCTGAAAAAGTGTAGGATATCTAGATATTCAGCTCCAGAGAGCAAAACTGCAGGCTTCTGTAGTTGCCTAGAGCATGCCAGCATGTTTTCTTAGCTCattgctgaagaaaagaaaaacctgactGTGCGCTGGCTGAAGATGGCTAGTGTACATAGGTCTGTATTTCATCAGATGATTAAAGAAATGTTAGTGATAtcccaggtgcccacccagcagtTAAACATCCCTATAATGCTGTTTTAAATGTCAGGATAAGTTGGGACTGGGAGAATGATGATGGATGTAAACAATAAAAGCAGCTTAGTTTCATTCAACAGTTTATTCCCGACTTAACTAGCAAAGAATATTAGGTGGCACATACGAGTGGTAAAAGGCATAATAAGTAAATGCAGGGCTGTCAATACTGTGTTCTCCGTTTACCTGTGTTTTGCCATTTAGATTTGAAACAAGAAGCTGCTGATAGGAATGATTGCAAATCCTACAAATGCTTGTGGATTTTGAAACCTCAAATAGTAGATATTGATTATTtcaggaagggaggggaaaggttGGTTGTTGTTTAGTGTGGAgtcagatgtttttattttaagaactaATTATCAAATTTGAtgataagcttttaaaaaaggaaaaaatgaagcagtACATTTTAGTAGTATCTATTAGGATATGGTAATCGGTGTTCAGTAGTCTAGCAGGACAAGGTGtgcaagaaataatctaaatttcACCTGTCCTACCATGTACCTGTCCTACTCTGCCCATGCTTCAGGGGTTCCATGCAGAAAGATGTCTCGATGTGCATTGCTGGGGTTTGTGCCTAATTGCTGTAGTTAGACATACTTTGCAAAAGATTGTGTGCAGCAAGTGCCAAGCTTCCAGCTCTTTATGGCGTCTGTATGGACCTTAGTATGTTTTGTCTTTAAGAAGTAATTCACCAGCTATCTGATCACTGAAAAACTCATTTCAAATTCAACTGAGGTGCCTGTGACTTAAGCTGGATCTCAGAGTAAAAAGCCAGATCCTGTCACAGAACTGCTATACGCCTATGTAagcataaattatttatttaggcTAATAAGCTGTGAATGTTTTGCTGCTTGTGTCCAAAAGTAGTTTTGACTTTCACTCATGCAAGCATCAAATATTTGCatcaaatatttcttctgtatgAGAAATTTAGCCTAtccagcaatgtttttttttaaactgttgaaaatgttaattatttcAAGACATAAACTTACACAAATGAATTGTTTCAATATATATGctaaactgctaaaaaaaaaaaaactgcttcaGTTAGTTCTTCCAGATATTAAAATAACTTAATTTACTTGTTGTGCATGAAACTATCCCAAGTACTGACCAGTAATTATTTGATAACTAATATAAATATGCTTTGAAACAAACCTTGCAGAAACTTGCAGTGAAAGTTAAATACATCATTATTTTGAACCTGCATAAAGTTGTCAGTTTATTTCTGGTACAgtgttatcttttcttttttccccttctgtgttaGCAGTCTCTCCAAGtatattttaatcctttttgTTACAACCATCTTGTgcaaatattaaaaggaaaaaaaaaatacaacattctAAGATAATGTAGAACAGATGCAACTAGTACAGGTCAATGTGATGTTACAGCACAGTAGGCAATGTCACTTGCTTTAAACATAACATTCCATGGGTTATCAACcaaatattttccctttgaaataaGAAGTAAGCTTATGCTGTGCAGTGATGTCCATGAGCTGCCACAGATGAAGCAGCTGAAAGGTACAACAGCTGCTTTGATGAATTCAGTCAGTATGGAGGCAAGGTGTCTGATAAATAGCAACTTAAACACTAACTACTCATCAATGAGCACTTCAGTCAATCAGAACTTAACCAGAGGGGACTGTTTAGCTGATCATACGGAGAAAAAcattctttgcttttcagcacttTTCTCTAATTATTTACAGTTGATTCCATCCTTCTTTGACTTCTAAAGtgtaagcaatttttttcttttctttttggtttttgttttggtttgatttttttgaggGGCAAGAGAGTCTAATATTTGTGCACTAAAATGTAAGTCTtagtttttcttttacaaaaatgctGTTGAGTAACTACCTGCCCTTAGACATAGAGGAATTCCTTAACAATTAATTGTTAGCATTTTCACATGGTGTATTATGGAAGTACtttagtgtggggtttttgtttgttttttagtctCGAAGGAATCTTTGTGAAGAAGCCTTGTTGAAAATTAAAGGTGTTATTAGTTTTACCTTTCAAATGGCTGTTCAAAGGTGCGTGGTCCGAATTCGCTCAGACTTAAAAGCAGAGGTAAGTGCTCAGTAACCCTCCAGATCCTCACATTATTGCATTCTGTCACActaagctctgttttttttttctgtgtacttGCAGGCATTGGCAACGGCAATAGCATCAACCAAAGTTATGAAGGCACAGCAAGTTGTGAAAAGTGAAAGTGGTGAGGAGGTAGGATATGTATCTTTCTAAATACCAATTGTTTTAGCTCAGCTGTCTCTTTAATACCAGCACCTCTGTGCCCATAACATCTGATGCCAGGCAAAATTTTGTAACTGGGAGTGCTACACATACAGTACAAGGAGAATAAAGGGTATCCTGTGTCAGGACATGTATCCATAGAATAGTTTTACACAACTTATTGTTCAGAAGAAGGACAAAAATACTGTAATTGTTTCTCTCCTTAATGATACGAAAAGGATCACagtgaacctttttttttttggctgcagtTGCTGAAGTGTTTTTATTTCACAACTACAGTAAAAgggctatttatttatttatttgatattttttcttgccTGTTAAGCCAAAGCTTCTCTTGTGTATCTTCTAAGCATAGATTCCAGATACACAGTAGGTTCCATTTATATTCTTGCTGTATAGGGGGATGGGGAGGAGTCTCACAACATGCATGCCTGTCATCCtgaatgtgtatatatgtgtaacTTTCTTAAGTTACAACATTTGACATAATTTTAATCTGTTGTGTTGTACCAGATGCTGGTTCCGTTCCAAGATACTCCAGTAGAAGTAGAGCAGAATACAGATCTACCTGAATATTTACCAGAAGATGAAAGCCCTACTAAGGAACAGGACAAAGCAGTGTCTCGTGTTGGGTCACACCCAGAAGGTGCAGCAAGCTGGCTCAGCACGGCAGCAAACTTTCTATCGAGATCTTTCTACTGGTGACTTGTATTTGGTGTTAAAAGACTGTATGAATGAACCAACAGGGGGGCCAGTTTTCCATTGGTGTGGTGAACTGCCAAGTGCAATTTGCAATAAATCATCACAAAAATTTTAGATTAAGCAAATGTATGctgcattttacattttattggACGTTTAGCCTGATAGGGCAGGGGTCAAAGTACAGAGGCCTCCAATCAAAttgttctttcatttgtttttcatgtatattttactgcttcactttttaaaaatgggtccACTTATATACCAAATGTTTATGCGTATAGAGCTTTAAGTTTGACTTCACATGAAACACGATAGGGAGAATCCATTTAACTCAAGTCTCAGGGCCTCTGTGAAAGAAAATCCTTAATAGCTCTAGTTGTGCATTAAATAAAATGccctttttatttctgcatccCTTTGGACTAAggttattttgtttaattttctagattttttgACTCCAGAGAAAAATATAGTCTgcctctttttttgcctttatttttgccAATCATGTTCACAGCATGAGCACAACGTTCCCCTTTTGCTATTAAACTAGAATCACTACAGACTTGAAATTTATAACCCTTTTatgtatattgattttttttccccagcctgccCTTAACCATTGGAGTGCTTGAGATTAAGAAATAAGGGATTGAATAAACAcaaatatgtatacatacatggtACAGTAAATAAACAAGAACATATTTGTAATGATGGGTGTGACTGACTGATGTATATAACTAATACATACCACTGACTGCTGTTTAGGCTAGCTGGGAAGACTAGCAAAAAAAGCTGTGGTCTAATGTAGTGATGACCCATTGGAGCTCTGTTTGCAGAGAATAGAGGGATGTAGACTGTATTTGGTTAAGAAATGGTGTTCACTGTTAGCAAATATTTAATGGTAACTGAAACTTTAAACTTGAAGAATAAAGCAGAACTGAATGCCTCTTTTGCCACAGTGCCACACTCATAAATTTTGACTTtaaccctttttatttttttacctaaCAAATCTGATCTGTAATTACTGTTCCCTCCTAACGTCTTTCATGAGACTCCCATGAAAGCACATCAGCTTGGATAGGCTTAAAAACATATGCAAACAATTGGCTTTACCTTGTTACTTACAGACAGTATAGATTAAAGATGTCTTGATAATTTCTGTGACCAGAAGTgataataaaagcaaaacttctgtAGGTAGAGAATAATATATATCTGAGCTGTTAGTAAACACTGTGTGCCTGAGAGGATTCAATACACAGTGCTTGAAAACTGCAGTGCCACTGCCTTGTTGCAGAGAAATACAGCTGAGAACTCTAAATAATGTTATAAACCTCATTATACAACGCTTTTTTGTGGTAATGTATTTGCtataatattaattatatttaccACTTGgagactcagaaaaaaaaatttaatgcatCAAAGTTACTCCCCTGTGCCTATGCacaaggaatattaaaaaaaaaaagtcacaggctGTCATAATACTACAGAAATGCTGAGGAAATGATAATGTAAAATAATAACGCAGGTCAGAGTTCACCCACCCAAGTTAATTGTCATTctaggataaaaaagaaaaaaaagcttgttgGCAGACTAGATGTCTcatgttttttaatatatctagTTTATTTTTGATTCAGGTTTACACGCACAGATTGAAAATACAGGCTTTTCAGGGCATGTATTGCTTTAAGTATGTAATACTACTCATATTGCTGTCTAGAATGTTACAGTACCAAATGTGTTTGAAAAGTCCTCTGTTCTATAGCCATGAATGCAGAGTTTTACTTTTCTGCATTAACATCTGTTTGCATTTGCATTAGTGCACATCTATTTACTAAAAGACTACACCCTTTGCATATTAATGGTTCAATACCAGTAGGTATTACAGTTTGTTTGTGCATTTGGTCTGTAGGTGTGCTTTTATGACAGTATTGCAGCTCTTGTAGAACAGTTTAAGGCATCTataaaagtttttgaaatatattgtaaaataataaagaataatataACTAAACAAAATATGACTGGTgcctttttaaatgttctgaCATCCTTTTAAGCTATTTGTGGTATTAGAAGTACATCTTTTTCATCTTCAATTTAACAGAGAGGAATGCAAATGTTCAGGCATAGTGAGACCTTTGCTGCATATCACACTGGGGCTTTTGTGTATGTTTAGAACATGCTtgcattttaaacaaagtttttgTAAAATGTAGGTAAATAGAAGCTACTTAAAGACATCATCTCAAATTCATTcttagggggtttttttggacattagctttttttttttttaaaataactgatgCTGTGTAGGTCATATTTAGGGAAATTAAGAAGAATCAACATTCCTGGAGAAACCtcttattttgaaaaagtaaaaaaaaaaaagacacagcacACAATTTTATGCCTGTACTTTTTCAGAGGTCAGATTAAGGATAAGAAAGCCCTTTTACTCTGACCTAAGGAGATGACCAAAAAAAATGACTGCAAAATTAGAGGCTTCCAAAAAGAAGCTGAACTGGGAGACGGAGCACTGGTATCGCGTTGCACTAGTTGCAAGGTACTCGATTGCCAAGGAAGCCACTGCATACATCATGGTTTAAGCTCCTGAATTGTCCTAGGGTTATAGCCGTGTACAGCGTAATAGAATAATCACTACCATGTTTCTTCATAATAAGAGTAAATGCTGATGGGATAGGTAGAGGCAAAATTGAGGCTCATAACTGTGCCTCTGTGAACAGCTGTCAAAGCACTGCAACCATTCTGCAGTATTGTGAACTGCAATATACTCTAGCTTTCCCACTCCACAATCACCTATGGCTTATTCCATACAAAAATAGCTGATGTTGCTGAGTTTTGCCATAGGCCATGTAAGCTGATGGGGAGAGTACTGTATGGGGCtaatttggaagaaaacattGAATACCTAGGCAGATGCAAACTGGCAGGTGTGAAGTACTCCCGTAACTGCCtgcaatgtaaaatgaaatgtgGGTTCTCCTTTTTTTACCTGTGAACAACGCTCCAGCTGTCAACTAGCAGAGTTTAAAAACATACCTAATAAAAATTAGCAGCGGCATTCCTTGCTGTATTCATTTTGCAGAAAGCTGGACTATATAGTCTTCCCTGTTTCTTCATCTGTACCTAATTATTCTGTATTTGGAATTCCTAAGATGTGAACAAATCTATTTGTTAAAATTAAggattgaaaataaatgaagatagAGATGAGAATAACCTCTCAACCCATCTCAGATTCTGACTAATTCTTCAGGAAAAGTTGAGAGCACATTATTTGGCGAAAGGGGGTGAGTGGTGGGATCACTGGAGACTTCTTCAGTGAGGTATGGCATCTAATTAGCCTCGGGTGAGACTGGCTGTTAAGATTCCTGCTCTAAAGCTTAATATAAAGCTGTTACAAAAAGAAATTGTCCTATTTCTTGTAGTTGACATGGAGCAGGCAATGCTCTACTTGTTTAGCCTGCTTTACATGCAGGCTTTGAATAGGGTTGAAAAAAGCTAATTTAAATTTGCAGTAAGTCTGCATGTAGATTGATTAAAACATGGAGAGCAAGGTCTACCTCTGTAAGCTGATGCATGTGCCACATCAGAATTTACGTTCTTTGAAAATTTCTTCATGTTATTGTTCATTTATGTGCATGTTGCACTGGGCTTGTTGGTGACTGGAAGAGTTAGAGCTTCCCCTGTGGAATAAATTAAGATCCTTTGAAGCAGTTAGAGTTGTCTGGAGATACAAAAACGTCTCGGAGGAGATGCACACTCTTACCATATTTTTGTGCCGGTTGTCGTGGTAGAAGTTGTTTATTACATTAGTATCTGAAGGCTGCTCTCTGGATCAAGTTCCCAGCAGCTCGGTCTCTTCATGGCATGAAGACTGCACAGAACTTGGTAGCTAAATGATTTCCAGCAGCACCCCCGCGTTTAACGCTTGCCCAGCGCCTACAGTTCAGGTCAGCCGGCAGTGCTTGTGCTGATCTGAGCAGCGTTTCTAAGGAGCTCAATAACACCAGAACTAGAAGCAAACTTCTTATGTGAAAAGCACTCCTATGCCAGCAGTGTATGGCAAAATGTCTGACTGGCATGAAAAGGGTCTTTTAAGTAGCGGATATAAACAAGTGAATACCACAGACCCACCACATGACAGGATTGTTGCTTTCATTTCCTATCAGAGCACCGAGTTAAGCGTGAATACAGAGAATAAGGGAGTACTGCTGGTTTGAAGTAATGCCTTGCTGTTCCATACCTCTTCTTGTTGAGGTCCTTCAGGGACGCGGGTGTGCTAACCCACCGGAGCAGGGAATTGCCGTGTCAGCTTCACCGTGGGAACTGCCCCTCTGGACCTTTGCTCGTGAAAGGGGAGAGCGAGCTACCACGTGAGCGCGCGGTGAGCTCGCCCGGGGCAGCCGGCActccgctcgcacctaatatcCCACAGAAAGGCGAACATCCGTAACACGAGGTCTTTACAAAGGTGTTTTTCTACTAGCCTCGTTTTACAGACTGCACAACTGAGTCTGTTTACCCAAATTGCTCAGGAATCCTGGGAAGTGCAAAATTCTGTGAAGAATCTGTCTCCGATTCTTAGCTCATGCTTCCTTACAACAATAAGCTGAACCGCCCTCCATTTTACGAGAGGCCTTTGCACTGTGTGAACTCCTCCGGCCTGGAGTAGAAAAGTCAAACCTCTCATAAGCAACTTTCCTTACTGAGTTATACACAGGATTGCATCGTGAGCCAGGCATGGTTGAAAGccaattttcttctcaaaatagaCCTTACTGATTTGTTGAAGTTCTAGGTAAGGAACAACTTTTGGTAACAGATACCCTTTCTAGTTGGTTTCCCAAAAAATATTCAGCTATCTTTGCATATGTTATGGTATATTTCAAAAGCTTTGCTGATTTATTTCAGTAGTGCTACATGCAATGCATGCCTGAGGCATTTGCTGTCTTCACATATATTAAAGCATCACCCCAACAGTGGCGTTTACGCCCTTTCCAGCAGTTAATGTCATTAGTGGTTTTCTATCCTTGAACACTTCTCTAAGAAGGTGTGACCTCCTTTATAGACTCCCCATATGTACACCATCATATAGCTGATACgaacatggtatttttttttagttccttttcAAGAGCATGTTCTAGTTaaattcccctcctccccctggaCCACAGGTTGAAAATGATAGCACAATGAGATGTCCCGACTGTCGTGTGACCTTT
Coding sequences within it:
- the ARMC1 gene encoding armadillo repeat-containing protein 1 isoform X1; its protein translation is MHGAEKMNSTMSEEPDALSVVNQLRDLAADPLNRRAIVQDQGCLPGLILFLDHPNPPVVHSALLALRYLAECRANREKMKSELGMMLSLQNVIQKTTTPGETKLLASEVYDILQSSNMSDMDNVNEMNYRRRKAQFFLGSTNKRAKTVVLHIDGLDDSSRRNLCEEALLKIKGVISFTFQMAVQRCVVRIRSDLKAEALATAIASTKVMKAQQVVKSESGEEMLVPFQDTPVEVEQNTDLPEYLPEDESPTKEQDKAVSRVGSHPEGAASWLSTAANFLSRSFYW
- the ARMC1 gene encoding armadillo repeat-containing protein 1 isoform X2 produces the protein MSRQLLNISKGGDSTTSLANLCQCSVTLTVKKCFLLFRGNLLSSSVCPLRLVLSLGTTEKSLALSSLHPPFRTTTPGETKLLASEVYDILQSSNMSDMDNVNEMNYRRRKAQFFLGSTNKRAKTVVLHIDGLDDSSRRNLCEEALLKIKGVISFTFQMAVQRCVVRIRSDLKAEALATAIASTKVMKAQQVVKSESGEEMLVPFQDTPVEVEQNTDLPEYLPEDESPTKEQDKAVSRVGSHPEGAASWLSTAANFLSRSFYW
- the ARMC1 gene encoding armadillo repeat-containing protein 1 isoform X3; this translates as MHGAEKMNSTMSEEPDALSVVNQLRDLAADPLNRRAIVQDQGCLPGLILFLDHPNPPVVHSALLALRYLAECRANREKMKSELGMMLSLQNVIQKTTTPGETKLLASEVYDILQSSNMSDMDNVNEMNYRRRKAQFFLGSTNKRAKTVVLHIDGLDDSALATAIASTKVMKAQQVVKSESGEEMLVPFQDTPVEVEQNTDLPEYLPEDESPTKEQDKAVSRVGSHPEGAASWLSTAANFLSRSFYW